The following coding sequences lie in one Arabidopsis thaliana chromosome 3, partial sequence genomic window:
- a CDS encoding transmembrane protein, putative (DUF677) (Protein of unknown function (DUF677); INVOLVED IN: N-terminal protein myristoylation; EXPRESSED IN: 13 plant structures; EXPRESSED DURING: LP.04 four leaves visible, 4 anthesis, LP.10 ten leaves visible, petal differentiation and expansion stage, D bilateral stage; CONTAINS InterPro DOMAIN/s: Protein of unknown function DUF677 (InterPro:IPR007749); BEST Arabidopsis thaliana protein match is: Protein of unknown function (DUF677) (TAIR:AT3G19330.1); Has 169 Blast hits to 169 proteins in 18 species: Archae - 0; Bacteria - 14; Metazoa - 0; Fungi - 0; Plants - 155; Viruses - 0; Other Eukaryotes - 0 (source: NCBI BLink).) — MGIKVSSKIKRILASTGYIPIFIFKYRYYFYFFYCKFARKFVTKKIIILKLSSIGTASGSSNPKDGADVDVREEYANAFRTESYNHFWTRVVQLSRKKSAVSSSSSSPPIESSSTSARLMSYRLFAHNLLDPDLNTITRILDVSRVGRHTRTLLSDYFLETANAFLLCTQLLKNIHHLRSKYESLKPKFHSENHNSLALIDQFTEISKWFDPFISSGSRIQLIRSGCLYLLKRLESRRDKTRAKLKLINGLTHSSGLLVLALTTTLIVTIASHAFALFLAAPTLLASQFKPAGLRNKLTKTAARLDVAAKGTYILSRDLDTISRLVTRINDEVNHVRAMAEFWVGRGSGRVRGSEEVARELKRCEESFSEELDELEEHIYLCFMTINRARNLLVKEILDSDDPPNCSFAPKSKKKL, encoded by the coding sequence ATGGGTATAAAAGTTTCatcaaagatcaaaagaaTTCTCGCATCCACAGGTTATATtcctattttcatttttaaataccgctattatttttattttttctactGCAAATTTGCAAGAAAATTTGtaaccaagaaaataataattttgaaactttccTCGATTGGTACAGCTTCAGGTAGTTCAAATCCCAAAGATGGTGCTGACGTGGATGTCCGAGAGGAATATGCAAACGCCTTTCGTACGGAATCATACAATCACTTTTGGACACGTGTCGTACAGCTAAGCCGCAAAAAGTCCGcagtgtcttcttcttcttcttctccaccaatCGAATCATCCTCCACGTCAGCTCGTCTCATGTCTTATCGCCTATTCGCGCACAATCTTCTAGACCCGGATCTGAATACCATTACTCGGATACTAGATGTATCCCGGGTCGGGCGACACACCCGAACTCTTCTCTCTGATTACTTCTTGGAGACGGCAAACGCTTTCTTGCTTTGCACGCAATTACTAAAAAacattcatcatcttcgttCTAAATACGAGtctttgaaaccaaaatttcattCGGAAAATCATAATTCATTGGCTTTAATAGACCAATTCACGGAGATATCAAAATGGTTCGACCCGTTTATCTCGTCGGGTTCTAGGATCCAGCTAATCAGATCCGGCTGTTTATACTTGCTAAAACGGCTAGAGTCGAGACGAGACAAGACACGAGCCAAACTTAAGCTTATCAACGGACTAACTCATAGCTCAGGGCTTCTCGTTTTGGCTCTAACCACTACATTGATTGTAACCATAGCCTCTCACgcttttgctttgtttctaGCCGCTCCGACTCTTTTAGCCTCTCAATTTAAACCAGCCGGTTTAAGGAATAAGTTAACAAAAACAGCGGCTCGGCTCGACGTTGCTGCCAAAGGTACTTACATTTTAAGCCGTGATTTGGACACGATAAGCAGACTAGTGACACGAATTAACGATGAAGTGAACCATGTTCGAGCCATGGCTGAGTTTTGGGTTGGTAGAGGGTCGGGTCGGGTTCGAGGCAGTGAAGAAGTTGCTCGAGAGTTGAAGAGATGTGAAGAAAGCTTTAGTGAAGAACTTGATGAGCTTGAAGAACATATTTACTTGTGTTTCATGACTATTAATCGGGCAAGGAATCTTCTTGTTAAAGAGATTTTGGATTCGGATGATCCACCTAATTGTTCATTCGCtcccaaatccaaaaaaaaattgtag
- a CDS encoding Signal recognition particle, SRP9/SRP14 subunit, whose product MVYIASWDEFVDRSVQLFRADPESTRYVMKYRHCDGKLVLKVTDNKECLKFKTDQAQEAKKMEKLNNIFFTLMARGPDVDLSEVTGKEQMETQPAKKGRGRKQ is encoded by the exons ATGGTTTATATCGCATCGTGGGACGAATTCGTTGATCGATCTGTTCAGCTTTTTCGAGCTGATCCGGAATCT ACTCGGTATGTGATGAAGTATAGACACTGTGACGGCAAGTTGGTTCTTAAGGTTACTGATAACAAAGAG TGTCTCAAGTTCAAGACAGACCAAGCACAAGAAgcgaagaagatggagaaactGAATAACATATTTTTCACCCTCATGGCCAGAGGACCTGATG TCGATCTCTCAGAAGTCACCGGGAAAGAACAGATGGAGACACAGCCTGCCAAGAAAGGAAGAGGAAGGAAGCAATAA
- a CDS encoding uncharacterized protein (unknown protein; Has 30201 Blast hits to 17322 proteins in 780 species: Archae - 12; Bacteria - 1396; Metazoa - 17338; Fungi - 3422; Plants - 5037; Viruses - 0; Other Eukaryotes - 2996 (source: NCBI BLink).), giving the protein MGDANDLKARVGTTAAKVYFWLDLWSEDLDVITSIIEDCVLLLLSSHDNSRGLFLVFLSSYFHKTK; this is encoded by the coding sequence aTGGGTGATGCAAACGACTTGAAGGCTAGGGTTGGTACCACGGCTGCTAAAGTCTACTTTTGGTTGGATCTGTGGTCGGAAGATCTTGACGTGATCACTTCTATAATTGAGGATTGTGTGTTGCTGCTACTCTCCTCTCACGATAACTCACGTGgcctttttcttgtttttctttcttcatattttcacaaaacaaaatag
- a CDS encoding Ribosomal protein S5 domain 2-like superfamily protein (Ribosomal protein S5 domain 2-like superfamily protein; FUNCTIONS IN: structural constituent of ribosome; INVOLVED IN: translation; LOCATED IN: cytosolic small ribosomal subunit, ribosome, intracellular; EXPRESSED IN: 23 plant structures; EXPRESSED DURING: 13 growth stages; CONTAINS InterPro DOMAIN/s: Ribosomal protein S9 (InterPro:IPR000754), Ribosomal protein S5 domain 2-type fold (InterPro:IPR020568), Ribosomal protein S9, conserved site (InterPro:IPR020574), Ribosomal protein S5 domain 2-type fold, subgroup (InterPro:IPR014721); BEST Arabidopsis thaliana protein match is: ribosomal protein S9 (TAIR:AT1G74970.1); Has 8295 Blast hits to 8282 proteins in 2846 species: Archae - 200; Bacteria - 5387; Metazoa - 167; Fungi - 129; Plants - 162; Viruses - 18; Other Eukaryotes - 2232 (source: NCBI BLink).) translates to MLSRLFLRHSNLRFVTLVSSKSNSQIFSSFIRPLSTNSSGGGGNGDGNGRNRNDVPWSFTGVNDDKSGPFSSDDSFGSSGVAGSGLPGGEGKWPEEPKRWNIKEEEEKVVFDTGGEVGQGIETSRERRGNEWEETKRWDMKEGEEKVVFGGGGDEVDGFGIRGEVKSNEWDVSKPWNLKEEEEGVVFDTGGEVPFSFENSLEMAEEERVKKELIEKEEKELLEVIKGPDRAFGDLIAKSGITDEMLDSLIALKDFQGVEGLPPLTEIENLRREKSSKKSSRAEIELQMQEDIAKARVRQVDETGRAYGTGRRKCSIARVWIQPGEGKFQVNEKEFDVYFPMLDHRAALLRPLAETKTLGRWDIKCTVKGGGTTGQVGAIQLGISRALQNWEPDMRTSLRAAGFLTRDSRVVERKKPGKAKARKSFQWVKR, encoded by the exons ATGCTCTCTCGTTTATTCCTTAGACATTCGAATCTCCGTTTCGTAACCCTAGTTTCATCGAAATCAAATTCTCAGATCTTCTCTTCGTTTATTCGTCCGCTTTCGACTAACAGTAGCGGCGGCGGAGGAAATGGTGACGGGAATGGTCGTAATCGGAATGATGTTCCGTGGAGTTTCACTGGAGTAAACGATGATAAGTCTGGACCTTTCTCTTCCGATGattcttttggttcttctgGAGTTGCAGGATCTGGTTTACCTGGTGGAGAGGGGAAATGGCCGGAGGAGCCTAAGAGATGGAATAtaaaggaggaagaggaaaaagtTGTGTTTGATACTGGTGGTGAAGTAGGTCAAGGGATTGAGACTAGTCGCGAGAGGAGGGGTAATGAATGGGAGGAGACTAAGAGATGGGATATGAAGGAGGGAGAGGAGAAAGTTGTGTTTGGTGGCGGAGGAGATGAGGTGGATGGGTTTGGAATCAGGGGAGAGGTGAAATCTAATGAATGGGATGTGTCAAAGCCATGGAATttgaaagaggaagaggagggaGTTGTGTTTGATACTGGTGGTGAAGTGCCGTTTAGCTTTGAGAATAGCTTGGAAATGGCGGAGGAAGAGCGTGTGAAGAAGGAGTTGattgagaaggaagagaaggagcTTCTTGAGGTTATCAAGG GTCCTGATCGAGCATTTGGAGACCTTATTGCTAAGTCAGGTATAACAGATGAAATGCTAGATAGTTTAATAGCCTTGAAAGATTTCCAAGGGGTCGAAGGATTACCTCCTCTGACTGAGATTGAAAACCTGCGTCGTGAGAAAAGTTCAAAGAAGTCATCAAGAGCTGAGATAGAACTCCAGATGCAAGAGGACATTGCCAAAGCACGGGTGAGACAAGTTGACGAAACAGGTAGAGCCTATGGAactggaagaagaaaatgtagCATTGCACGTGTTTGGATTCAACCTGGGGAAGGAAAATTTCAAGTTAatgaaaaagaatttgatgTCTATTTCCCTATGCTTGATCATCGCGCTGCTCTTCTACGCCCACTTGCTGAAACCAAAACCTTGGGTCGTTGGGATATTAAGTGCACTGTTAAAGGCGGTGGTACTACAG GTCAAGTCGGAGCTATTCAATTGGGTATCAGCAGGGCACTGCAAAACTGGGAACCAGATATGCGGACATCACTTCGAGCTG CTGGTTTCTTGACAAGAGACTCTCGAGTtgtggaaagaaagaaacctgGAAAAGCCAAGGCAAGAAAGAGCTTCCAATGGGTCAAACGTTGA
- a CDS encoding transmembrane protein, putative (DUF677) — MGIKVSSKIKRILASTASGSSNPKDGADVDVREEYANAFRTESYNHFWTRVVQLSRKKSAVSSSSSSPPIESSSTSARLMSYRLFAHNLLDPDLNTITRILDVSRVGRHTRTLLSDYFLETANAFLLCTQLLKNIHHLRSKYESLKPKFHSENHNSLALIDQFTEISKWFDPFISSGSRIQLIRSGCLYLLKRLESRRDKTRAKLKLINGLTHSSGLLVLALTTTLIVTIASHAFALFLAAPTLLASQFKPAGLRNKLTKTAARLDVAAKGTYILSRDLDTISRLVTRINDEVNHVRAMAEFWVGRGSGRVRGSEEVARELKRCEESFSEELDELEEHIYLCFMTINRARNLLVKEILDSDDPPNCSFAPKSKKKL; from the exons ATGGGTATAAAAGTTTCatcaaagatcaaaagaaTTCTCGCATCCACAG CTTCAGGTAGTTCAAATCCCAAAGATGGTGCTGACGTGGATGTCCGAGAGGAATATGCAAACGCCTTTCGTACGGAATCATACAATCACTTTTGGACACGTGTCGTACAGCTAAGCCGCAAAAAGTCCGcagtgtcttcttcttcttcttctccaccaatCGAATCATCCTCCACGTCAGCTCGTCTCATGTCTTATCGCCTATTCGCGCACAATCTTCTAGACCCGGATCTGAATACCATTACTCGGATACTAGATGTATCCCGGGTCGGGCGACACACCCGAACTCTTCTCTCTGATTACTTCTTGGAGACGGCAAACGCTTTCTTGCTTTGCACGCAATTACTAAAAAacattcatcatcttcgttCTAAATACGAGtctttgaaaccaaaatttcattCGGAAAATCATAATTCATTGGCTTTAATAGACCAATTCACGGAGATATCAAAATGGTTCGACCCGTTTATCTCGTCGGGTTCTAGGATCCAGCTAATCAGATCCGGCTGTTTATACTTGCTAAAACGGCTAGAGTCGAGACGAGACAAGACACGAGCCAAACTTAAGCTTATCAACGGACTAACTCATAGCTCAGGGCTTCTCGTTTTGGCTCTAACCACTACATTGATTGTAACCATAGCCTCTCACgcttttgctttgtttctaGCCGCTCCGACTCTTTTAGCCTCTCAATTTAAACCAGCCGGTTTAAGGAATAAGTTAACAAAAACAGCGGCTCGGCTCGACGTTGCTGCCAAAGGTACTTACATTTTAAGCCGTGATTTGGACACGATAAGCAGACTAGTGACACGAATTAACGATGAAGTGAACCATGTTCGAGCCATGGCTGAGTTTTGGGTTGGTAGAGGGTCGGGTCGGGTTCGAGGCAGTGAAGAAGTTGCTCGAGAGTTGAAGAGATGTGAAGAAAGCTTTAGTGAAGAACTTGATGAGCTTGAAGAACATATTTACTTGTGTTTCATGACTATTAATCGGGCAAGGAATCTTCTTGTTAAAGAGATTTTGGATTCGGATGATCCACCTAATTGTTCATTCGCtcccaaatccaaaaaaaaattgtag
- a CDS encoding U-box domain-containing protein kinase family protein → MTLAAMYREKKLLSIAKDVKTCLPAAHKKLVGGSFKKHDVKVIERVEKPKVDELMNSYLQLLSETEIQTDKLCIAGQNIEECIVELIARHKIKWLVMGAASDKHYSWKMTDLKSKKAIFVCKKAPDSCHIWFLCKGYLIFTRASNDDSNNRQTMPPLVQLDSDNETRKSEKLESSYMRRRLRYWRSLLEQDGEKDTGQLEREKVEPRAPPLFSSGSSSSFGEPVGPEPVSPELVDSDTLNTSNVEEKEREGDVARKVHRYDKAMHDIGQSDRTVYGEAGKKWEEDASTTEALCKAKALEGLCIKESSQRKRLEELLEKEKLEVKMVIEQNNGFMKELQMVQGRNLKLESQMRKLQDLEKEHGEKFDTAMELLKSFRQKRDEIRIDHENAVKEVNALRRLVKGETGESSGSEMLDYSFMEINEATNEFDPSWKLGEGKYGSVYKGNLQHLQVAVKMLPSYGSLNHFEFERRVEILSRVRHPNLVTLMGACPESRSLIYQYIPNGSLEDCFSSENNVPALSWESRIRIASEICSALLFLHSNIPCIIHGNLKPSKILLDSNLVTKINDYGISQLIPIDGLDKSDPHVDPHYFVSREMTLESDIYAFGIILLQLLTRRPVSGILRDVKCALENDNISAVLDNSAGDWPVARGKKLANVAIRCCKKNPMNRPDLAVVLRFIDRMKAPEVPSSETSSYANQNVPRRPPSHYLCPIFQEVMKDPLIAADGFTYEAEAIREWLANGHDTSPMTNLKMEDCNLIPNHALHLAIQDWQNQW, encoded by the exons ATGACTTTAGCTGCTATGtatagggaaaaaaaattattgtccATTGCCAAGGATGTTAAGACTTGTTTACCTGCAGCGCACAAGAAACTTGTTGGTGGTAGCTTTAAAAAGCATGATGTCAAGGTGATTGAGCGAGTTGAGAAACCCAAAGTGGATGAACTGATGAATTCTTATCTCCAACTTTTATCTGAAACTGAG ATTCAAACAGATAAACTTTGCATTGCGGGGCAAAATATCGAGGAATGTATCGTAGAACTAATTGCTCGGCACAAAATTAAGTGGTTAGTAATGGGAGCTGCATCAGATAAGCATTACTCATG GAAAATGACGGATCTAAAGTCCAAGAAAGCCATATTCGTTTGCAAAAAAGCTCCTGATTCCTGCCATATTTGGTTTCTCTGTAAAGGTTACCTTATCTTTACAAG GGCGTCAAATGACGATAGTAATAACAGACAAACAATGCCGCCCCTAGTACAGCTGGATTCAGATAACGAGACAAGGAAATCAGAAAAATTGGAATCTTCTTATATGAGGAGAAGATTAAGATATTGGCGCAGCCTCCTTGAACAAG ATGGTGAGAAAGATACAGGTCAACTGGAGAGAGAAAAGGTAGAACCAAGAGCACCTCCTCTTTTTTCATCAGGTTCGAGTTCTTCCTTTGGAGAGCCGGTTGGTCCAGAGCCGGTTAGCCCAGAATTGGTTGACTCAGATACACTAAATACCTCAAATGTTGAG GAAAAAGAGCGTGAAGGGGATGTAGCGCGCAAAGTTCATAGGTATGATAAAGCCATGCATGATATTGGACAATCAGATAGAACGGTTTATGGGGAGGCTGGGAAAAAATGGGAAGAGGATGCCAGTACAACAGAGGCTTTATGCAAG GCTAAAGCTTTGGAAGGCTTATGCATTAAGGAGTCGAGCCAAAGAAAGAGATTGGAGGAATTGCtggaaaaggaaaagcttGAAGTAAAAATGGTAATAGAGCAAAACAATGGATTCATGAAAGAACTTCAGATGGTTCAGGGTCGGAATCTTAAGTTGGAGAGCCAGATGAGGAAACTACAAGACTTGGAAAAAGAACATGGTGAGAAATTTGATACAGCTATGGAGCTCTTGAAAAGTTTCAGACAGAAAAGGGATGAGATCCGGATCGATCACGAGAACGCAGTAAAGGAAGTGAACGCACTGAGAAGACTGGTTAAAGGAGAGACCGGAGAGTCTTCTGGGTCGGAAATGCTTGACTACTCTTTTATGGAAATCAATGAGGCTACTAACGAATTTGATCCATCTTGGAAACTTGGAGAAGGCAAATACGGAAGTGTCTATAAAGGGAatcttcaacatcttcaaGTTGCTGTAAAGATGTTACCCTCATATGGATCCTTGAATCACTTTGAGTTTGAGCGTCGG GTGGAGATTTTAAGCAGGGTAAGGCATCCAAATCTGGTAACACTGATGGGTGCTTGTCCAGAGTCTCGGTCTCTCATTTATCAATATATTCCTAACGGAAGCCTCGAAGACTGCTTTTCATCTGAAAACAACGTTCCTGCTCTTTCATGGGAATCTCGGATAAGGATTGCCTCTGAGATATGCTCTGcccttctgtttcttcattcAAACATTCCGTGCATCATTCATGGAAACCTAAAGCCGTCTAAGATTCTCCTGGATTCCAATCTCGTCACCAAAATCAACGACTACGGGATCTCTCAGCTGATCCCGATTGACGGATTAGACAAATCAGATCCTCATGTAGATCCACATTACTTCGTTTCAAGAGAAATGACGCTAGAATCAGATATATACGCGTTTGGGATCATTCTCCTGCAGCTTCTCACCAGAAGGCCTGTATCTGGCATACTGAGAGATGTCAAATGCGCTCTGGAGAACGATAACATCAGTGCGGTTCTGGATAATTCAGCAGGAGACTGGCCAGTCGCACGAGGTAAAAAGCTAGCTAATGTAGCCATCCGTTGCTGTAAGAAAAACCCGATGAATCGACCAGACTTAGCAGTGGTTCTACGGTTTATAGATCGAATGAAAGCACCAGAAGTTCCTTCATCAGAGACATCATCATACGCCAACCAAAACGTTCCACGCCGGCCTCCTTCTCATTACCTCTGCCCCATTTTCCAG GAAGTGATGAAAGATCCTCTGATAGCAGCAGACGGATTCACTTACGAAGCAGAAGCGATTAGAGAGTGGTTAGCGAATGGACACGATACGTCGCCAATGACAAACCTGAAAATGGAAGATTGCAACCTCATACCTAATCACGCTCTTCATCTAGCTATCCAAGATTGGCAAAACCAATGGTGA
- the PRXCA gene encoding peroxidase CA (peroxidase CA (PRXCA); FUNCTIONS IN: peroxidase activity; INVOLVED IN: oxygen and reactive oxygen species metabolic process, response to light stimulus, defense response to bacterium, defense response to fungus, unidimensional cell growth; LOCATED IN: vacuole, plant-type cell wall; EXPRESSED IN: stem, root; CONTAINS InterPro DOMAIN/s: Haem peroxidase (InterPro:IPR010255), Plant peroxidase (InterPro:IPR000823), Peroxidases heam-ligand binding site (InterPro:IPR019793), Haem peroxidase, plant/fungal/bacterial (InterPro:IPR002016), Peroxidase, active site (InterPro:IPR019794); BEST Arabidopsis thaliana protein match is: peroxidase CB (TAIR:AT3G49120.1); Has 4322 Blast hits to 4294 proteins in 227 species: Archae - 0; Bacteria - 0; Metazoa - 3; Fungi - 31; Plants - 4239; Viruses - 0; Other Eukaryotes - 49 (source: NCBI BLink).), with the protein MQFSSSSITSFTWTVLITVGCLMLCASFSDAQLTPTFYDTSCPTVTNIVRDTIVNELRSDPRIAGSILRLHFHDCFVNGCDASILLDNTTSFRTEKDALGNANSARGFPVIDRMKAAVERACPRTVSCADMLTIAAQQSVTLAGGPSWKVPLGRRDSLQAFLDLANANLPAPFFTLPQLKANFKNVGLDRPSDLVALSGAHTFGKNQCRFIMDRLYNFSNTGLPDPTLNTTYLQTLRGQCPRNGNQSVLVDFDLRTPLVFDNKYYVNLKEQKGLIQSDQELFSSPNATDTIPLVRAYADGTQTFFNAFVEAMNRMGNITPTTGTQGQIRLNCRVVNSNSLLHDVVDIVDFVSSM; encoded by the exons ATGCaattctcttcatcttctattACTTCTTTCACTTGGACAGTTTTAATCACAGTGGGATGTCTTATGCTTTGTGCGTCTTTCTCCGATGCTCAACTTACCCCTACTTTTTACGACACTTCATGTCCTACCGTCACCAACATTGTAAGAGATACCATTGTCAACGAGCTAAGATCGGACCCTCGTATCGCCGGGAGCATCCTTCGTCTTCACTTCCATGACTGCTTTGTTAAT GGTTGTGATGCTTCGATCTTGTTAGACAACACGACATCATTTCGAACAGAGAAAGATGCACTTGGAAATGCAAATTCAGCCCGAGGATTTCCAGTGATTGATAGAATGAAAGCTGCGGTGGAGAGGGCATGCCCAAGAACCGTTTCATGCGCAGATATGCTCACCATTGCTGCTCAACAATCTGTCACTTTG GCAGGAGGTCCTTCTTGGAAGGTTCCTTTAGGGAGAAGAGACAGCTTACAAGCATTTCTAGATCTTGCTAACGCAAATCTTCCAGCTCCATTCTTCACACTTCCACAGCTTAAAGCCAACTTCAAAAATGTTGGCCTCGATCGTCCTTCTGATCTTGTTGCGCTCTCCg GGGCTCACACATTTGGTAAAAATCAATGTCGATTCATTATGGACAGATTATACAACTTTAGCAACACTGGATTACCTGACCCTACACTCAACACTACTTACCTCCAAACTCTTCGTGGTCAATGTCCTCGCAATGGTAATCAAAGCGTCTTAGTGGATTTCGATCTGCGTACGCCTTTGGTTTTCGACAACAAATACTATGTGAATCTTAAAGAGCAAAAAGGTCTTATCCAGAGCGACCAAGAGTTGTTCTCTAGCCCCAATGCCACTGACACAATCCCCTTGGTGAGAGCATATGCTGATGGCACACAAACATTCTTCAATGCATTCGTGGAGGCAATGAATAGGATGGGAAATATTACACCAACTACAGGAACTCAAGGACAAATCAGGTTGAATTGTAGAGTGGTGAACTCCAACTCTCTACTCCATGATGTGGTGGATATCGTTGACTTTGTAAGTTCTATGTGA